The Rhizobium rhododendri nucleotide sequence TGCAGCGAGCTTCCTGTTGGTCATCAGCGGACGCTTCAGTGTGCCGAACAGCAGGTTTTCACCCACCGTCGCCTGCGTATTGTAGGCGGTGAATTCGAACGGCACGACCAGCCCGTCGAGATCCTGCTCCTTCAGCCGCTCGATCAGCGCATGGCGCAGTTCGACGATCCGTTCGGTCAGGTCCTTGTGCGTCTCAGTATCGACCGTGGAGCGAAGCGCCATGTCGAGAATATCCTGCGACATCAGCACCGAATCGAGCACTGGTCGGATGACGCTGTAAAGGTCGTCCGGCCCGGTCGCCCCGGCAGATGTGTAGTCGACCCAGTCGCTGTCGAGGCTGAGAGACGGGTTGCCGGCGCGTTTGGCCTCCGAAATCGCCCACTTGTTGCGCACCGCGGCCTCGCCCTCATAGGTGACGGTCGTCAGCGGGGCATGCTTCAAGCCATATAGAATGTTGTCGCGCAACGTTCCGTGGAAGAAGTAGGTGTCCGAGCCGGCATAGGCGATCCGTCGGCCGGTCACCGATTCCGGTAATTCCAGGATGTCGTGCCCATCGACGGTCACCTTGCCGCTGTCCGGCCAGACCAGCCGTCCGAAGGCCTCGGCCAGATACTCACCCCCACTGCCGCTCTCACCAACGATCGCCACGGTTTCGCCGGGCTGGATCTCGAGCGAAACATGGTCGAGAACACGGGCGCCGCTGTCGTCGCTGATTGTCAGGTTGGTGGCGACAAGCGCATGCTCCAGCCGTGCCGGAGATTTGGGGTCCATGACCTGGATGCGAGGGTCGATCAGTCGGTCGACGCTGAATTGCTCGACCACCTGATTGTACTTTACCTGGACATCCTGACGCGACTGGTCCCAGTCGATCAGTTCCTTGAGCGGTCCCGGCAGATCCTTGTAGGCGTTGATGACCGCGACCAGCTGGCCGATGTCCAGGCGCCCCTGCAAGGCGAGAAACCCGCCGATCGAATAGAACAGGAACGGCGTGACCTGGGCCAGGAAATTGTTGATGAACTTGACCAGGAATTTCCACTGATAGAGGTCGTAGCGGATCGAGAAGATCAGCCCCAGCCGGGCAGCAATATCGGCCCGCTCGAAGTTGGACGTGTCGTTGCCATGGATGGTGCCGATGCCATCGACGATCTCGCCAACTCGGCCAGAAAGTTCGCGCGCCGTCAGCTGGCGCTGGCGGCCAAGCTCAAGCAGTCGCTTGCGCATGCGGGGAATAACGACCGCCTGCACCGCGACGATGCTGGCGGCGATCATACCGAGCCAGAAATTCTGCATGATGATGAAGATCAGAGCGGTGACCGCCTGACCGCCGAGCAGCGCGGGCTGCACGAAAGCGTCGCCGGTGAACCCGCCGAGAGGCTCCACCTCGTCCTTGATCATCGTCGCGATTTCAGCCGCCTTGACGCGCTTGAAATGCGAAGGCGGAAAACGCAGCACCCGATCGACAAGCTCAAAGCGGATGCGACGCAGCATGCGCTCGCCAAGCCTGCCCTTGTAGGTATTGATGTAGAGTTTGAAGAGGCCGTTCAGCACCACCAGGGCCAGAAACACCAGGCTGAGGGCGATCAGCATCTCGAAACGGTCGAGCTTCAGGCCTTTGAATACCTCGATATGGCCGACAAAGGGGATGTCGTAGGCGATATGCATGAAGGACTGCGTGGCGCCTTCGCCCTCGAAGCCCTTACCCTGGATCGGGCCGTTGACGATCTGCTTTGGCAGGTCGAAGGACAGGAAGTAAGGCACCATGGACGCGGCAACGACGAGCAGGATCCATATCTGCTCGAGGCGCGTGTTCGACCAGATATATTTGGCGAGGCTTTTTTCCATTGCTTACCGCATGCTTCTAAATTCGGGGGTCGCCACGCTCGTCTTGCTCTCTCGCATGCCGCTTTTCCCTGTCGCTCGAAATGCGAAATGCCATGGCGGCGATCCGTTCCGATTCCCCGCCTTCGAGCTTATATCACAACAGTCTGCAAAACGAGGTCAAAGCTGCAACGGTCAGGCGGCATCTTGAACGATAACAGCCGTCTTTTCGGCGCCATCCAGGTCGATGGAATGCGAAGCCGGCTTTGGTTTCTGCAGTGCTGTTGCAACGGACTGTTCCAGCATCTCCGCCGTCAGCCCTGCCTCCGGCAAGGCTGTTGCCAGCCCGAGCGCCTCCAGCCGTTCGGCGCGGACAGATTGCTCCGTTTCACCACCGGCGGTGAACGGCACGAGGATGGATCGGCAGCCGGTCACCAGCAGGTCGCAGACCGTATTGTACCCCGCCTGCGAGATCGAAAGCTCGGCCCCCCGCAGCAGCGACGGGAAATCGCTGCGAAAACGAACCAGTTGCGTATTGGCCGGAGCTTCGTTCTGAAGGGCCATGAAGTCCGCCTCGGGCATGTTCGGACCCGCGATCAGGCACCAGCGCCGGTCGGTCGCCACGCGTCTCGCCGCGTCGAGAGAGGCGCGGACGAGATCGCGCCCAACCGCGCCGCCGCCAGCAGACACGACGATATCGAAGACCTCGACCGGCTCCGGTGGTATCGCCGGTGCCACAAGTCCGGTGTAGCGTATCTTGCCGGCGATATCGGCGGCCAATGGAAACGTTTCCTCAAGACGTACGAAACGGGGGTCGCCATGCACAAGCACGCCGTCGAAATGGGCGTCGAGCGTGGCAACGGTTTCAGCGTCGCGCCCCGCCTTCTTCTGCTGCTGCAGGATGTCGCGCACCGAGGAGAAAAGCTTTGGCCGCGGCTTTGCCGTCTCGATGGCGTCGAGCAGCGGCAGCAATTCGAACCGCATTTGCCGACGGCCGAAGGGAAAGGCCTCGATGATGACGACGTCCGGTCGCGTCGCATGAAAGGTCGCAAGCAGCCGGTCGCGCCGGTCGTCCAG carries:
- a CDS encoding ABC transporter ATP-binding protein, coding for MEKSLAKYIWSNTRLEQIWILLVVAASMVPYFLSFDLPKQIVNGPIQGKGFEGEGATQSFMHIAYDIPFVGHIEVFKGLKLDRFEMLIALSLVFLALVVLNGLFKLYINTYKGRLGERMLRRIRFELVDRVLRFPPSHFKRVKAAEIATMIKDEVEPLGGFTGDAFVQPALLGGQAVTALIFIIMQNFWLGMIAASIVAVQAVVIPRMRKRLLELGRQRQLTARELSGRVGEIVDGIGTIHGNDTSNFERADIAARLGLIFSIRYDLYQWKFLVKFINNFLAQVTPFLFYSIGGFLALQGRLDIGQLVAVINAYKDLPGPLKELIDWDQSRQDVQVKYNQVVEQFSVDRLIDPRIQVMDPKSPARLEHALVATNLTISDDSGARVLDHVSLEIQPGETVAIVGESGSGGEYLAEAFGRLVWPDSGKVTVDGHDILELPESVTGRRIAYAGSDTYFFHGTLRDNILYGLKHAPLTTVTYEGEAAVRNKWAISEAKRAGNPSLSLDSDWVDYTSAGATGPDDLYSVIRPVLDSVLMSQDILDMALRSTVDTETHKDLTERIVELRHALIERLKEQDLDGLVVPFEFTAYNTQATVGENLLFGTLKRPLMTNRKLAAHPYFIKLFQDSGLNSELYDMGIEIAENTVELFNDLPPDHPFFQQLTFMTADDIPDYQALLQKRGGRNFETATPEERASIIRLSFSYIEPRHRFGLLTKQLMNKIVEARTEFHKHIPADLNAVIERYDPERFTASATLMDNVLFGRIAHQQADAPEQIHVIMRDLFDRLGLQDSVLAIGLDFDVGSGGKRLTNVQRQKLNLARALLKRADYLIFNRPLVALDHRIQDQIVRTVLRDIENSDHNPAIIWVLSNVALAEQFHRVLVFQGGTLAESGTTEDLLQHDGMFKELLSL
- a CDS encoding glycosyltransferase family protein codes for the protein MSGPKVFFYVQHLLGIGHIARASRIASALARRGCSVTLVTGGLPVAGFPGDDVTSIALPPVVAATSGFSGLAHKDGTPVDQAFLDDRRDRLLATFHATRPDVVIIEAFPFGRRQMRFELLPLLDAIETAKPRPKLFSSVRDILQQQKKAGRDAETVATLDAHFDGVLVHGDPRFVRLEETFPLAADIAGKIRYTGLVAPAIPPEPVEVFDIVVSAGGGAVGRDLVRASLDAARRVATDRRWCLIAGPNMPEADFMALQNEAPANTQLVRFRSDFPSLLRGAELSISQAGYNTVCDLLVTGCRSILVPFTAGGETEQSVRAERLEALGLATALPEAGLTAEMLEQSVATALQKPKPASHSIDLDGAEKTAVIVQDAA